A genomic segment from Bremerella cremea encodes:
- a CDS encoding macro domain-containing protein, which produces MNIDIQVGDVLLYPADLLIATANPWLNLSGGVNGAILAACGEVIQRDLHDQLSELKVAAVPPGSILHTGAYGLPFRHILHAVAIDPFYDSSIELVRQTFTSALKAAVELGAKTVTSPTLATGYGPLSIQDFGHAVAGIADERFSSLSVTIVVRSDEVVEQLRQGIDGDR; this is translated from the coding sequence ATGAACATCGACATCCAAGTTGGCGACGTCCTTCTGTATCCGGCAGATTTATTGATTGCAACCGCGAATCCTTGGTTGAATCTTTCTGGCGGAGTGAACGGAGCGATTCTCGCAGCTTGTGGTGAGGTGATTCAGCGTGATCTGCATGATCAGTTAAGCGAGCTAAAGGTCGCGGCGGTTCCACCTGGTTCGATCCTGCACACCGGTGCCTACGGCTTGCCATTTCGACATATCTTACACGCTGTGGCAATCGATCCGTTTTACGATTCCTCGATCGAACTCGTACGGCAGACGTTCACCTCGGCCCTGAAAGCCGCAGTCGAACTGGGCGCGAAAACGGTTACTTCCCCCACGCTGGCCACCGGCTATGGTCCTCTATCCATCCAAGACTTTGGCCACGCCGTGGCAGGCATCGCCGACGAACGTTTTTCCTCGTTAAGCGTTACAATTGTTGTCCGCAGCGACGAAGTTG
- a CDS encoding Gfo/Idh/MocA family protein translates to MAFGFGIIGTGMIAEFHARAIADIADAKLVGCYNRTPEKAQEFAAKHGITAYESLDEMLANPDIHVITIGTASGAHMEPCVAAAKAGKHVIVEKPLDVTLARCDAMIEACRENNVKLATIFPSRFHGPATEMKKAIEEGRFGTLSLGDAYVKWFRTQEYYDSGAWRGTWQLDGGGALMNQAIHSVDLLCWLMGDVASITANCSLIGHERIEVEDVAVASLKFKNGALGTIEASTAVYPGYLKRIEVHGTKGTAVMEEEDIKTWDFAEPTDEDEAIKARLAGKTETGGGAADPKAIGHHGHRAQFEDLLAAVQEDREPAINGPEGRRSVEVILAIYQAAATGQRVDFPLPKDPDLKGWSPGK, encoded by the coding sequence ATGGCGTTTGGTTTTGGCATTATCGGCACTGGCATGATCGCGGAATTTCACGCACGGGCAATCGCCGACATCGCCGATGCGAAGCTGGTCGGCTGCTATAACCGCACGCCTGAAAAGGCCCAAGAGTTCGCCGCCAAGCATGGCATTACAGCTTACGAAAGCCTGGACGAGATGCTGGCCAATCCAGACATTCACGTCATCACCATCGGCACGGCCAGCGGGGCCCACATGGAACCATGCGTTGCTGCGGCCAAAGCAGGCAAGCATGTCATCGTCGAGAAACCGCTCGACGTAACGCTGGCCCGCTGCGATGCGATGATCGAAGCTTGTCGCGAGAACAACGTGAAGCTGGCAACCATCTTCCCCAGCCGTTTCCATGGCCCAGCCACCGAAATGAAAAAAGCGATCGAAGAAGGTCGTTTCGGCACGCTTTCTCTGGGCGACGCCTACGTCAAATGGTTCCGCACGCAAGAATATTACGACAGCGGCGCGTGGCGCGGCACTTGGCAGTTGGACGGCGGTGGCGCGCTGATGAATCAGGCCATTCATAGCGTCGATTTGCTGTGCTGGCTGATGGGTGACGTCGCTTCGATCACGGCCAACTGCTCGCTGATCGGGCACGAGCGGATCGAGGTCGAAGACGTGGCGGTCGCTTCGCTTAAATTCAAAAACGGTGCCCTAGGGACGATCGAAGCCAGCACGGCCGTTTACCCTGGCTACCTCAAACGGATTGAAGTTCACGGCACCAAGGGAACCGCCGTGATGGAAGAAGAAGACATCAAAACATGGGACTTCGCCGAGCCCACCGACGAAGACGAAGCGATCAAAGCCCGCCTAGCCGGCAAGACCGAAACAGGCGGCGGCGCGGCCGACCCCAAAGCCATCGGGCACCACGGCCACCGCGCCCAGTTTGAAGACCTGTTGGCCGCCGTCCAAGAAGACCGCGAACCCGCGATCAACGGCCCTGAAGGGCGGCGTTCGGTCGAAGTCATCCTGGCCATCTACCAAGCCGCCGCCACCGGCCAGCGCGTTGACTTTCCCCTGCCCAAAGACCCCGATTTAAAAGGCTGGTCGCCAGGGAAGTAG
- a CDS encoding CPBP family intramembrane glutamic endopeptidase produces the protein MLESLAGLAIFTYTVVLISTAAWVWLYVFRQLKSGQPILAQRSIPLSQRGATNIAMLVLSVLLAIVLVLNTAAVLIQYAEPEAAKPHLESRSVAIWAQMIIQSLICFLLAGTVVALGGASMFFGRSESQFLQDVRVGVLAFCALCVPVVIIQILVSYLTPYEHPLIDMMVKDPQWNVLVPVLVSAVLIAPVTEEFIFRLVVQGWLEDHLVNAPPIDSIAPAGAEEIVKPLSDAESFALESAPNPYAPPALYRDGTTATSAAVATYTPRFQAVPILISSGLFAMMHFGQGAAPIPLFFLALGLGYVFQRTRTMTASFVVHFMLNGQSMVLLLLQILLGDEAGTPPV, from the coding sequence GTGTTGGAATCGCTCGCTGGCCTGGCCATTTTTACCTATACCGTCGTACTGATCTCGACCGCTGCTTGGGTTTGGCTTTATGTCTTCCGGCAGCTCAAGTCTGGCCAGCCGATCTTGGCTCAACGATCGATACCCCTTTCGCAGCGTGGTGCCACCAATATCGCGATGCTGGTTCTCAGCGTGCTGCTGGCGATTGTGCTCGTCCTGAACACTGCCGCAGTCCTCATCCAATATGCGGAACCGGAAGCCGCCAAACCACATTTAGAGTCACGTTCAGTCGCCATCTGGGCCCAGATGATCATCCAATCGCTCATCTGTTTTCTGCTGGCCGGAACCGTGGTGGCCCTCGGCGGAGCAAGCATGTTCTTTGGTAGGTCCGAGAGCCAATTTCTGCAAGATGTCCGCGTGGGTGTGCTGGCCTTTTGTGCCCTTTGTGTGCCGGTGGTCATCATTCAGATCCTTGTGTCTTATCTCACGCCGTACGAGCATCCTTTGATCGATATGATGGTCAAAGACCCGCAGTGGAATGTGTTGGTGCCGGTGTTGGTCTCGGCCGTGCTGATTGCTCCGGTGACCGAAGAGTTTATCTTTCGCTTGGTCGTGCAAGGCTGGCTAGAAGATCACTTAGTCAACGCTCCACCAATCGATTCCATTGCGCCCGCCGGCGCAGAAGAAATCGTGAAGCCGCTGAGCGATGCCGAGTCGTTCGCCCTGGAATCGGCCCCCAATCCTTATGCTCCACCGGCACTGTATCGTGACGGGACAACTGCCACCTCCGCAGCGGTTGCGACCTACACGCCACGGTTTCAAGCGGTGCCGATCCTGATTAGTTCAGGCCTATTCGCCATGATGCACTTTGGGCAAGGGGCGGCGCCGATTCCGTTGTTCTTCCTGGCCTTGGGGCTGGGCTACGTCTTTCAAAGAACACGCACCATGACGGCCAGCTTCGTCGTTCACTTTATGTTGAACGGGCAATCGATGGTGCTGCTTCTGCTGCAGATCTTGCTGGGGGACGAAGCTGGCACACCGCCGGTTTAA
- the pgsA gene encoding CDP-diacylglycerol--glycerol-3-phosphate 3-phosphatidyltransferase has product MSDKPIPSNVIVNVPNTLTGIRFILSIVAFVLLPLNQIWAALAIFILAVSTDWIDGYWARRYNQVTQFGRIFDPFVDKIIICGTFVFLVAMPGSGIAAWVAVVVMGREMLVTVIRSFVEQHGGDFSANWPGKWKMVLQCASAILSMLTLGLHAGQGVTTWYGLAGLEATWFVYLFNFILWGTIGLTLASGTIYIGDALRFIRSGKTSSTP; this is encoded by the coding sequence ATGTCTGACAAGCCGATCCCTTCCAACGTGATTGTCAACGTTCCGAACACGCTGACCGGTATCCGTTTCATTCTTTCGATCGTGGCGTTCGTACTGCTGCCGCTGAACCAGATTTGGGCCGCCCTGGCGATCTTTATTTTGGCGGTTTCCACCGATTGGATCGACGGTTATTGGGCGCGCCGCTACAACCAAGTGACCCAGTTCGGACGCATCTTCGATCCGTTTGTCGACAAGATCATCATCTGCGGCACGTTTGTGTTTCTGGTTGCCATGCCAGGCTCGGGCATCGCGGCTTGGGTAGCTGTGGTGGTAATGGGGCGCGAGATGCTGGTGACGGTCATTCGCAGCTTCGTCGAACAGCATGGGGGCGATTTCTCGGCCAATTGGCCGGGTAAATGGAAAATGGTTCTCCAGTGCGCATCGGCGATTCTCTCGATGCTGACGCTTGGTTTGCATGCAGGGCAGGGCGTTACCACTTGGTACGGGCTGGCCGGGCTGGAAGCGACTTGGTTTGTCTATCTGTTTAATTTCATCCTGTGGGGGACGATAGGCCTGACACTGGCATCGGGAACCATTTATATTGGCGATGCCCTACGCTTTATTCGTTCAGGAAAGACCTCTTCCACCCCATAA
- the rimO gene encoding 30S ribosomal protein S12 methylthiotransferase RimO — translation MTSLPIIDPNTPQPSAAGQSGDSGEARGRYSFISLGCPKNLVDSERMLGLLNKDGYQLTQDTEGSDFVVINTCGFIERARDESFAAINEMLELKRQGKIKGVIVSGCLAERQKDALLETCPEIDQIVGVFGREEITRVADRLVGNLEEQRSVFRPAPVRALSDRERLRITPRHFSYLKISEGCDRLCTFCAIPKMRGKHATKPMEEVIAEAEELAADGVRELIVVAQDTTYYGMDLYGEPRLAELLSKLNQVQGIDWIRLMYFYPMYVDRPLMETIAGCDKIVPYVDIPLQHINDTMLRRMSRRVTRSSTEELVGMMRDVMPDLNIRTTFITGFPGETDEQFLELADFIEKQRFERVGVFTYSKEEGTPAVKLDDHLPEELMEQRREHLMAIQQEIVFAHNEAKVGQTMDVIIDQPVPGEKTAWIGRTKADAPDVDCVTYVTAKGLKPGDIVPTEIVMYKDYDLVGVANGPAK, via the coding sequence ATGACCAGTTTGCCCATTATCGATCCGAACACTCCTCAACCTTCTGCCGCCGGTCAATCGGGCGACTCAGGCGAGGCCCGGGGGCGGTATTCGTTTATCAGCCTCGGTTGCCCGAAGAATCTGGTCGATAGCGAGCGGATGCTGGGCCTGCTGAACAAAGACGGCTACCAGCTAACCCAAGATACAGAAGGTTCCGACTTTGTTGTGATCAACACGTGCGGCTTCATCGAGCGAGCCCGCGACGAGTCGTTCGCCGCCATCAACGAGATGCTGGAACTGAAGCGACAAGGGAAAATCAAAGGGGTGATCGTCTCTGGCTGCCTGGCCGAGCGGCAGAAAGATGCCTTGCTGGAAACCTGCCCAGAGATCGACCAAATTGTGGGCGTGTTCGGTCGGGAAGAAATCACCCGCGTTGCCGACCGCCTGGTAGGCAACCTGGAAGAACAACGCAGCGTCTTTCGCCCGGCCCCGGTCCGCGCGCTAAGCGATCGCGAACGCCTGCGAATCACGCCGCGCCATTTTTCGTACCTGAAGATTTCCGAAGGGTGCGACCGGCTTTGTACGTTCTGCGCGATTCCGAAGATGCGCGGCAAGCATGCCACCAAGCCAATGGAAGAAGTGATCGCCGAAGCGGAAGAACTAGCCGCCGACGGCGTGCGCGAGCTGATCGTCGTTGCTCAAGATACCACCTACTACGGCATGGATCTGTACGGCGAACCACGCCTGGCCGAGCTGCTTTCCAAATTGAACCAAGTGCAGGGGATCGATTGGATTCGTTTGATGTACTTCTATCCGATGTACGTCGATCGCCCGCTAATGGAAACGATCGCTGGCTGCGACAAGATCGTCCCGTATGTCGACATTCCCTTGCAGCACATAAACGACACGATGCTCCGCCGCATGTCGCGCCGCGTGACGCGTAGCAGCACCGAAGAACTGGTCGGCATGATGCGCGACGTGATGCCAGACCTCAACATTCGGACGACATTCATCACCGGCTTCCCGGGCGAAACGGACGAGCAGTTCCTGGAACTGGCCGACTTCATCGAGAAGCAGCGGTTCGAACGCGTGGGCGTGTTCACTTACTCGAAGGAAGAGGGGACCCCAGCAGTCAAGCTGGACGATCATCTTCCAGAAGAGCTCATGGAACAGCGGCGCGAACACTTGATGGCCATTCAGCAGGAAATCGTCTTCGCGCACAACGAAGCCAAGGTTGGCCAGACGATGGACGTCATCATCGATCAGCCGGTCCCAGGCGAAAAGACCGCCTGGATCGGGCGCACCAAAGCCGACGCTCCTGATGTCGACTGCGTGACGTATGTCACCGCCAAAGGCTTGAAGCCAGGGGATATCGTCCCGACCGAAATTGTAATGTACAAAGACTACGACCTGGTTGGTGTCGCCAATGGCCCCGCCAAGTAA
- a CDS encoding PTS sugar transporter subunit IIA, with product MPTQDFDLDSLAAYLHLTPSQVEKLAGRDDIPGRKVAGKWKFSRAEIHHWLEHRIGVFDEQELVRVEGVLDRHGKHDEPVRICEMLRENTIKIPLTSRSPRKVITEICQLGTDAGLLWDAPQMIEAVLTRENMHSTALDNGVALLHPRRPMPTILAEGYLAMGRTYQGIPFGGSRGILTDVFFLICSIDDPSHLRTLARLSRIINDNNLLGAIRAADHADDIMQLMRDREDEL from the coding sequence ATGCCCACCCAAGATTTCGATCTCGATTCCCTGGCCGCCTATCTTCACTTGACTCCTTCTCAGGTCGAGAAACTAGCCGGCCGCGACGACATTCCTGGCCGTAAAGTGGCCGGGAAGTGGAAGTTTTCGCGGGCCGAGATTCATCATTGGCTGGAACATCGGATTGGGGTGTTCGACGAGCAAGAGCTGGTTCGGGTCGAAGGGGTGCTCGATCGGCATGGCAAGCATGACGAGCCGGTCCGCATTTGCGAGATGCTGCGCGAGAACACGATTAAGATCCCGCTGACCAGCCGCTCGCCCCGAAAGGTGATTACCGAAATCTGCCAGTTGGGGACCGATGCTGGGCTGCTATGGGACGCGCCGCAAATGATCGAGGCGGTGCTCACCCGCGAAAACATGCACTCGACGGCGCTCGACAACGGCGTGGCGTTGCTTCACCCGCGTCGCCCGATGCCGACGATCTTGGCCGAAGGTTATCTGGCGATGGGGCGCACCTATCAAGGGATTCCGTTTGGTGGCAGTCGGGGGATTTTGACCGACGTGTTCTTTCTGATCTGCTCGATCGACGACCCCTCGCACCTCCGTACGCTGGCTCGCTTAAGCCGGATTATCAACGACAACAACCTGCTTGGCGCGATCCGAGCGGCGGACCATGCGGACGATATCATGCAGCTGATGCGCGACCGTGAGGATGAATTGTAA
- a CDS encoding Mur ligase family protein codes for MSPSITSRTGNSRLGVSLRNLLPEAKFIGARDILARACCARPEHILPGEVFVAICEDSEDGHDQVEDAIERGAAAVVSEKPLPVSVPVCVVSDSREAYGQLCHALADQPTNRIKVIGVTGTNGKTTTCLLIKAILQKAGAKVGSLTSLGFDNGYDEQSWSHPTPNPAIMADMLSRMQYNGCTHAVIEASSEGLVKQHLAGVQLDVAAFTNIRQNHIELHGSARNYYRAKKKLLKYLRETGVAIFNGDDSNCVRLLNKAEVPSLSVAMHGVGEITATIIERHKSEQTFLLTAGNQSVPVCTRMIGDHHVYNCLTAAAVCLVYGVDLKTVVRGLESVEALPGRMQRIECGQSFGVFIDQAHTHDGLAVALKTLRRVTPGRLICVLGAHETSDRINRPLLGRVAERGSDVSLITLSSTHSRTNSEVVHDIVDGFGRPAKAHVIPNRTEAIRYAFSQAETGDTVVITGQTTERLVSDCIEKTDPRDCDVARELLYEMVHEQEEVETEAKVIAFPR; via the coding sequence ATGTCGCCATCGATTACTTCTCGTACGGGCAACTCCCGCTTAGGGGTTTCGCTGCGTAACTTGCTGCCGGAAGCTAAATTCATCGGCGCTCGCGACATTCTTGCTCGTGCTTGCTGTGCTCGCCCTGAGCATATTCTCCCTGGCGAAGTCTTTGTCGCTATCTGCGAGGATAGCGAAGATGGACACGACCAGGTCGAGGACGCTATCGAGCGTGGAGCCGCGGCGGTTGTCTCCGAGAAGCCACTCCCCGTTAGCGTGCCGGTGTGTGTGGTCTCGGACAGCCGCGAGGCATACGGCCAGTTGTGCCATGCGTTGGCCGATCAGCCGACCAACCGAATCAAAGTGATCGGTGTCACCGGAACCAACGGCAAGACAACGACTTGCCTCTTGATCAAAGCCATTCTCCAGAAAGCTGGCGCCAAAGTTGGCAGCTTGACCAGCTTAGGGTTCGACAACGGTTACGACGAACAGTCGTGGAGCCACCCCACGCCCAACCCGGCCATCATGGCCGATATGCTCTCGCGCATGCAGTACAACGGCTGCACGCATGCCGTGATCGAAGCTTCCAGCGAAGGGCTCGTCAAACAGCACTTGGCTGGCGTGCAGCTCGACGTGGCAGCTTTTACCAACATCCGCCAAAATCACATCGAACTGCACGGTTCGGCCAGAAATTATTATCGGGCCAAAAAGAAATTGCTCAAATATCTTCGCGAGACAGGCGTTGCCATTTTCAACGGCGACGATTCCAACTGTGTCCGTCTGCTAAACAAGGCGGAAGTTCCTTCCCTTTCGGTGGCGATGCACGGGGTCGGTGAAATCACCGCGACCATCATCGAGCGTCACAAGAGCGAACAAACCTTCTTGCTGACCGCCGGCAACCAGTCGGTACCGGTTTGCACGCGGATGATTGGTGACCATCACGTTTACAACTGCCTGACCGCCGCCGCCGTTTGCCTGGTTTATGGGGTCGATTTAAAGACCGTGGTCCGTGGTTTAGAATCGGTCGAGGCCTTGCCAGGCCGGATGCAGCGGATTGAATGTGGCCAATCGTTTGGTGTCTTCATCGATCAGGCCCACACCCACGATGGCCTGGCCGTCGCCCTGAAAACGCTTCGCCGCGTCACTCCTGGCCGCTTGATTTGCGTGTTGGGGGCTCACGAAACAAGTGACCGGATTAATCGCCCCCTGTTAGGCCGGGTTGCTGAACGGGGAAGCGACGTTTCGCTGATCACCTTAAGCAGTACCCATAGCCGCACCAACAGCGAAGTGGTTCACGACATCGTCGATGGCTTCGGCCGCCCTGCCAAAGCCCACGTGATTCCGAACCGCACCGAAGCAATCCGCTACGCGTTCAGCCAAGCCGAAACCGGCGATACGGTCGTCATCACCGGCCAAACCACCGAACGCCTGGTCAGCGATTGCATCGAAAAAACCGACCCCCGCGACTGCGACGTTGCCCGCGAACTGCTGTACGAAATGGTTCACGAGCAAGAAGAAGTCGAAACCGAAGCAAAGGTAATTGCGTTTCCTCGGTAG
- a CDS encoding nitrilase family protein, translating into MIRSATVQFQHRPGDKTYNLAQVERFCQRAAEQGVQLIVFPEMCLTGYWHVRNLSRDEVEALAEPVPAGPLTVALVQLAAKYQMIVGAGLIELADDGQIYNTYVVALPDGGVQRHRKLHCFISPHFSSGDSYTVFPTPLGCKLGVLICWDNNLVENARATALLGADILLAPHQTGGTASRSPHAMGRIDLEVWTERNTHPERLRTEVNGPKGREWLLRWLPARAHDNGMFLLFANGIGQDDDEVRTGNAMILDCYGRIVAEVTEPEDALVVADLDLSLLDKCTGRRWIRGRRPELYDVLTERSGQELDPRAARFSEASTKQAE; encoded by the coding sequence ATGATTCGATCCGCAACCGTTCAGTTTCAGCATCGGCCTGGGGATAAGACGTACAACCTGGCTCAGGTCGAACGGTTTTGTCAGCGAGCGGCCGAGCAGGGCGTGCAGTTGATTGTTTTTCCGGAGATGTGTTTGACCGGTTATTGGCACGTGCGGAACCTCTCGCGAGACGAGGTCGAAGCGTTGGCCGAGCCGGTGCCGGCGGGTCCGCTGACGGTTGCTTTGGTGCAATTGGCCGCGAAGTATCAGATGATCGTTGGGGCTGGTCTGATCGAGCTTGCCGACGACGGGCAGATTTACAACACGTACGTAGTGGCCCTACCAGACGGCGGCGTGCAGCGACATCGTAAACTGCACTGTTTTATCAGCCCTCATTTCAGCAGTGGCGACTCGTACACGGTCTTTCCAACACCGCTCGGCTGCAAGCTGGGCGTGCTGATTTGTTGGGATAACAACCTGGTCGAGAACGCCAGAGCGACTGCTTTGCTGGGGGCCGATATCTTGCTGGCCCCGCATCAAACCGGGGGAACGGCCTCGCGAAGTCCGCACGCGATGGGACGAATTGATTTGGAAGTGTGGACCGAGCGGAACACCCATCCAGAGCGACTTCGCACCGAGGTCAACGGCCCGAAAGGTCGCGAGTGGCTGCTGCGGTGGCTGCCAGCCCGGGCCCACGACAACGGCATGTTTTTGCTGTTCGCCAACGGAATTGGGCAAGATGACGATGAAGTCCGCACCGGCAACGCAATGATCTTGGACTGCTATGGCCGGATCGTGGCGGAGGTAACCGAGCCGGAAGATGCCTTGGTGGTGGCCGACTTGGACTTGAGCTTGCTCGACAAATGCACTGGTCGCCGTTGGATTCGTGGGCGAAGACCAGAGTTGTATGATGTGCTGACCGAACGAAGCGGGCAAGAACTCGATCCCCGAGCAGCCCGGTTTTCGGAAGCCTCGACTAAGCAAGCCGAATAG
- a CDS encoding DUF1570 domain-containing protein, producing MAFLPRSTAVCVKLLLGLSCLSALGCTMWSTQLASAPSTFVDDVPLQIEADFDLQDNSLVLQETRNLKMELRDDLGIPFSNQDIHVRIFRDPSTFAQFTRQHFPQLNGRRALFVVEGGQYYVYAIWSDSILADLRHELTHAYLNSSVGTLPLWLDEGLAEYYEVVGVRGRINREHLPWLNDGLKNHTWQPNLERLATIARPEQMSGTDYAESWLWIHYLMRNQRTTIVRDYLVARHQRKVVDPIPLQIRTKIPDAEEKLTQHLIKIQPGVPVPR from the coding sequence ATGGCCTTTCTCCCCCGATCGACTGCCGTTTGCGTCAAGCTCCTGCTGGGGCTGAGCTGTCTGTCCGCGCTCGGCTGCACGATGTGGAGCACGCAGTTAGCCTCGGCGCCGAGCACCTTTGTCGACGACGTTCCTCTGCAGATCGAAGCCGATTTCGATCTGCAGGACAACAGCTTGGTTCTGCAAGAGACCCGCAACCTGAAAATGGAACTGCGGGACGACCTGGGGATTCCGTTCTCGAATCAAGATATCCATGTGCGAATCTTCCGCGATCCCAGCACGTTCGCCCAGTTCACGCGGCAACATTTCCCCCAACTGAACGGACGCCGGGCGTTGTTTGTGGTGGAAGGTGGGCAGTATTACGTCTACGCGATTTGGAGCGACAGTATCCTGGCCGACCTGCGGCATGAACTGACGCACGCTTATCTGAATTCGTCGGTCGGCACGTTGCCACTGTGGCTCGATGAAGGGCTGGCCGAGTATTACGAAGTGGTTGGTGTCCGCGGGCGAATCAACCGCGAACACTTGCCGTGGTTGAACGATGGCCTGAAGAACCACACCTGGCAGCCCAACTTAGAGCGGCTGGCCACGATCGCGCGTCCTGAGCAAATGAGCGGAACCGATTACGCCGAGTCTTGGCTATGGATTCATTACCTGATGCGGAACCAACGCACGACTATCGTCCGCGATTACTTAGTTGCTCGGCACCAACGGAAGGTGGTCGACCCGATCCCGCTTCAAATCCGCACCAAGATTCCCGACGCCGAAGAGAAACTCACCCAGCACCTAATCAAAATCCAACCAGGCGTGCCGGTACCCCGTTAG
- the ispG gene encoding (E)-4-hydroxy-3-methylbut-2-enyl-diphosphate synthase yields the protein MEIVRNPTRSVKIGSVTIGSGHEIAVQSMTATKTQDIDATVAQVTDLEKAGADVIRIAVDSKKDAEALAEIRKQVSGNLSVDLQENYRLAELVAPHVDKIRYNPGHLYHHEREKPWQEKVEYIIGVAKDNDCAVRIGVNCGSVDPAKLAQYDKHDSITPMLESAWEHCDLVDRLDFDRYCVSLKDSDPQKVIEVNRRFAEKRADVPLHLGVTEAGMPPDGVIKTRIAFEQLIGNGIGDTLRVSLTVPNSRKGEEIEAGRKILADIKAGRLRTVLDYGLQTLNIISCPSCSRVENEAFVDLAAKVKELTEYAKDHKITIAVMGCRVNGPGETDDADLGLWCGPNFVNLKKGGEPLGAFDYDEVLVRLKDELDQLISTQTAG from the coding sequence TTGGAAATCGTTCGCAATCCGACACGCAGCGTTAAGATCGGCAGTGTGACTATCGGTTCTGGTCACGAGATCGCCGTTCAGAGCATGACGGCCACCAAGACCCAAGACATCGACGCCACCGTCGCCCAGGTTACTGACTTGGAAAAAGCGGGTGCCGATGTCATTCGTATTGCGGTCGATAGCAAGAAAGATGCGGAGGCTTTGGCCGAAATCCGCAAGCAGGTCAGCGGCAATCTTTCGGTCGACCTGCAGGAAAACTATCGCTTGGCCGAACTGGTCGCCCCGCATGTCGATAAGATCCGCTACAACCCTGGCCACCTTTATCACCACGAACGTGAGAAGCCGTGGCAAGAGAAGGTCGAGTACATCATCGGCGTGGCGAAAGACAACGACTGTGCCGTCCGCATTGGCGTGAACTGCGGTAGTGTCGACCCGGCCAAGCTGGCCCAGTACGACAAGCACGATTCGATCACCCCCATGCTAGAAAGTGCCTGGGAGCACTGCGACCTGGTCGATCGTCTTGATTTCGATCGGTACTGCGTTTCGCTGAAAGATAGCGACCCGCAAAAGGTGATCGAAGTGAATCGCCGTTTCGCCGAGAAACGTGCTGATGTGCCACTGCACTTGGGCGTGACCGAAGCCGGCATGCCGCCCGATGGCGTGATCAAAACGCGGATCGCCTTTGAACAACTGATCGGCAACGGCATCGGCGACACGCTCCGGGTTTCGCTCACGGTGCCGAACTCGCGCAAGGGTGAAGAGATCGAAGCTGGCCGCAAGATTCTGGCCGACATCAAAGCAGGCCGCCTGCGAACGGTGCTGGATTACGGTCTGCAAACGTTAAACATTATCAGCTGCCCTAGCTGCTCGCGGGTTGAAAACGAAGCGTTCGTCGACCTGGCCGCCAAAGTGAAAGAGCTGACCGAGTACGCCAAAGACCACAAGATCACCATCGCCGTGATGGGTTGCCGTGTGAACGGCCCCGGCGAAACCGATGACGCCGATCTTGGTTTGTGGTGTGGCCCGAACTTTGTGAACCTGAAAAAGGGAGGCGAGCCGCTGGGCGCCTTCGATTACGACGAAGTGTTGGTCCGCTTGAAGGACGAACTCGACCAACTCATTTCCACCCAAACCGCCGGCTGA